In Bacteroidota bacterium, the genomic stretch CAAAAGGCCAATAAAGCTTTTCGTCTAATCTCAATATGATTTGATATTTCTGACATCTTATTCTTTCAAACAGCAAATTTATAATGTTTTAACATACGCGCTAGCCTAAAAATGTTTAGTTTTTCAGATCATATATTTACCAAATTTCCTATGTTATATTATACCTCTATTATAAGAAAGCAGCCTTGCCATGAAAAATAGCAAGACTGTATAGCTCAATAAACTGCTATAAAGCTATTTCTGCTTTTTTGTTTCTTAATTATTTTAAGGCAAATATATAAATTATAAAAAGACCCGTTTATCTTTTTATAAATATTTTACTACCTTTGTTTCAGAATTTTTAAAAGGAATAACATGGAGATAAAATCAAACACATCAATTGGAGAAATTGTAAGACAGAATTTTAAAACTGCTAAAATATTTGAAGACCTGAATATTGATTTTTGCTGCGGAGGTGACATCTCCTTGACAGAAGCGTGTAAAAAATCAAATATAGACATCAATAAAATATTACCAGTGTTAAATTTGATGATGGATGTAAACGATCCTGATTCAAAATACCTGGATGGACTTTCATTAGAAAGATTATGTGATTATATTGTTGATAGACATCATACTTATGTAAATGAAAACATCCCGTTTCTATTACAAAATTTAAAGAAACTTTGTGATGTTCATGGAGAAAATCATCATGAACTATTTGAAATTAAAGAGCATTTTGAAACTGCTGCTGGCAATTTATCAATGCATATGAAGAAGGAAGAGCAAACACTATTTCCATATATTCGTAATTTAGAAAAAAATAAATCTGAAGCAGTTGAAAATACTTTTGAATCAGGAAAATTCCATGATCTTTTAAATGAAATTGACAACGAGCACCTGGCTGAAGGGGAGAGATTTCTGAAAATATCAAAACTAACACAAAACTATAGTTGTCCGCCAGATGGATGCAACACCTATCAGCTTACCTTTAAAAGCCTAAAGGAATTTGAACAAGATTTACATCGTCATATTCATTTAGAGAACAATATTTTATTTAAAAAAGCAATTGAATTGGAAAATAATACAAAACAGGAATAATAATGTTGGCAAAAAGTACTGAATATGCCATACGGGCATTGGTTTA encodes the following:
- the ric gene encoding iron-sulfur cluster repair di-iron protein; this encodes MEIKSNTSIGEIVRQNFKTAKIFEDLNIDFCCGGDISLTEACKKSNIDINKILPVLNLMMDVNDPDSKYLDGLSLERLCDYIVDRHHTYVNENIPFLLQNLKKLCDVHGENHHELFEIKEHFETAAGNLSMHMKKEEQTLFPYIRNLEKNKSEAVENTFESGKFHDLLNEIDNEHLAEGERFLKISKLTQNYSCPPDGCNTYQLTFKSLKEFEQDLHRHIHLENNILFKKAIELENNTKQE